A segment of the Gossypium hirsutum isolate 1008001.06 chromosome D10, Gossypium_hirsutum_v2.1, whole genome shotgun sequence genome:
tatgtaggtAATTTATGTcctatgaaaattaattatactaaatataaaaaaaatattgaattgttTATATTCAACTCTTTAATTGATATTACTCACAACTTCTAATTTCGGATAACCTTATCCcttttatttacataaaaaaattaataagaaaaaagaaTGTATTTATAaagtcattatttttttaaaacataatatatttttaaaaattatgaaaaaatttaaaaggctatttgtacatataaatttatttagataaattttaaaacttgatttttacggaattaatttaaaaaatcctGAAAAATATGAGTCTGGGAAGAATAAAAGGCATGGAAGACATTTGTTGACTTCACATCAAACGATTTACTGCTTTGTAAATTACGGTTAAATATCTTATGGGATTTTATGTGTCAGCCTTCAGGTATTGAATGGTTCCCACACGACATCGTATCTATATTTAAGAAAGTAGCCTAAACTGAATCGTATGAGATCTTGCGGAAGAAAAAGATCAGGAAGCGTAAATCTTGGACAGGTGGCGAccaaacaatggttttgcattCTTTTTATATATGGAAGTACAGATATTGCAGGCATAACGATACGTTGTAGAGACTGATGGGAGTGGTGGCGGTCATCGGAGGAGGGATAAGAGGGCTGGTGTCGGCCTATGTTGTGGCCAAAGGCGGCGTTGACGTGGTGGTTTATGAGAAAGAGGAACAGCTAGGTGGCGATGCAATCACTGTCAACTTTGATGCCACGGATTTAGACCTCTGCTTCTTATTTCTAAATCCAGTAagcttttatctttttctttctttccctttagaATTTTGTGGCTTTTCTGGGAAACTgaactaaagaaaataaataattatgaaaaagaCTAGAGCAAAATTTTATACAGAGTATCCATGGATACCGGTAGACACACCGGTGGCACCTTCATCATTAATCAATCATcgacattttaaaatataaattaaattttggtaTTATTATTGTATCCGACGATATcagtatatatgtatttttttttcaaatatcagTTAAAAATACGGATATTCTataagtaaaaagaaaaataaaaaattacatatatcaACATGGATCTAACTAGTAAGTTTagaaactaaaaattatattaaattttaatttaataaacttgtTAAGCTTAATAAATAAATCTCTTGAAAACCCTTAATTTAAGCAAGTTAAATCATAATTTGTTACTACATTAATGACCAATTGATAAGATAAGATGTGCTTTTTATTTTAGAACAATGATGATAATAGAAAagatatttaaaatgttatactAAAACGggaatatacatattatatacaataaatgattaaaatatttatatttatatgcaaaataattaattatatgtagatttttcagtaattattaatggaataattttttaacttataatttaagGGAAATATATATACAAAGATTATTGTATGGAAGTTAGGCAATAAGGGGTGTCTGGCAAATAAAATTTTGAGTCTTTTTTAGTTGATTTGGGTATAAATGGAGGATTGAATAATTAAACCCTCTAATTGTTCTTGTATTTTGTTTTTTGCCATgctcttatttgttattttatgcaTATAAGCTTTCAGCTATCAATTAAGTTTTACCAAACAGGgtcattattatatattattattttgcgTTAATTGCACCAAACATCCTTAAGCTATGACACTCATTCTAAATTGgtcctcaaattttaaaatattctaattacatcccCTGATCTTATATCAATAAGATCTTTtgttattaaaatcattaatttaaccgTTAAATTAGAGGCCAATCtaatgtgacataatttaaaataaattgtttgaaaaagAATTAATATCGTACAAATGAATTTTGTAAAACCTTGATTTTTGATTGATATAACAACGATagtttaaaaatgtaattaaaatattttgaaaatgcactacataaaataggtttttagcggtGTTTGGACCAAAAATGCCGCAAAAGTTATACATTAGTGGCGCTAATAGGAAAATGCCGCAAAAGGTTAGAGCTATAAcggcgtttatgagaaaaacgcTGCAAAAAGTCAAGCAGTAGCGGCTTTTTTATCATAAAAGCCACAAaagcaaaaaaattattttattttaggatttagggtttagaatttTAGTGtttagatttagggtttaaaatttaacGTTTTAGTGTTTATGTTTTAGGGTTAGGCCCAAAAAAAGGCCACTAAAAACTTATTTTGCTGCAGTGATGGGAATCATTTTAAGATTGTAGAGTACAATTAACTCtattattttggaaaaaagaTTAAATAGCAGTAGTAATAGCTCTATCAAGATAACCTTATggaatcaaaatagaaaataaaaagataaaagtatCTAAATTCAAACCGGCTAAATTATGAGCTACTAAATTCTTCTACCATTGACAAAACGAAAGGTATATATTCaaaatttctgtaatttttttttacatttgaaatttagttaatttatttttatttttagaaatttaggaTTTTAAAGTTCAAGGCTAATtgttaatatcattaaaattttttaattaaattcacatgtttgatattttgaaaataaaaaatactaatttggtagccatgaaataaaaaaaaaaagacattataatgtacttgaatttaatagaagaattttaacagTATAAACAAATGGAATTGcatttttaaattcgaaattagagggactaaattccaaatgtatGAAAATCATAGGGATTTAGATCAGATTTTAACCAAAATTCGACTGCATGGAGAAGGCTGCCTGCATAAGTTTTCGCCTACGTAAAAGGGTAGTGAACTAGTTATAGCTCTTAAAAGTTACTAAGTTTGAGCAATGCTGAGGACAATTCTTATAgtattataataaaaagaaatggtGATCAagcaaaaaaaagtttagatgATGGAACCGATTTTTATGCTTTTGTGAAGCTTTTTTACAAGTTGGGTACAAAACAAGGAATAAACATGTGGATAACTTGACAGGCAAGTTATGCAACAATGTTGGAGATGTTTGATAGCCTTGGAGTTGATGTGGAGACATCTGATGTTTCATTCTCTGTTAGCCATGACAAAGGCAATGGCTATGAATGGTCCAGCCAATATGGTTTTTCAAACTACTTTGCTCAAAAGAAGAAACTGTTGAATCCTTTCAACTGGCGAAACCTCAGAGAGATTATCAAGTTCGGGAATGATGTCGAGAGGTTTGCCATTTCTCTTGCCGGTCATCGGACCTCTTTTGGCTACCGTTTatgtttttctttacttttggACTTGTGTTGCAGCTACCTTGAATTGCTTGAGAACAACCCAGACATTGATCGTAATGAAACCTTCGGACAGTTTTTAAAGTCAAGGGGTTACTCGGAAAATTTCCAGAACAATTATCTGGTGAGTTGCTGaaggatttatatatatatatttataccaactTATAGGGattaattaataacaatattgaaattttacaGGCTCCCATAAGTGGTGCAATGTGGTCCAGCTCCAGGAAAGATGTTATGAGCTTTTCAGCCTTCTCCGTTCTTTCATTTTGGCGTACTCACCACTTATACCAGGTGTCTGATTAGTTTCCAAAACGGATGCTACTTAGTgattatacaattcatgcaagcTCTACCTATGGCTATCACAATCATTGTCCCGATCACTAACCGTTATgcgatttggtttttttttttttttttcacttccaTCTGCAGCTATTTGGACAGCCGCAGTGGTTGACTATCAGAAGGCGCTCATACTTTGTTAAAAGGGTGCCTATTTCTAGTCTTTCAAGCTCTCTGACTCCCTTATATTTTCATCTTATTTGTGAAATAGGTTGTTCAAAAGTGTAAAACTTAAGGTTCTATTGATGAAACTAATTAAAACTATGTTCCAATTCAATAAAATCAGGTCAGAGATATGCTGGAGAGTAGAGGTTGTCTATTTAAACTTGCTTGTCAAGTACAAAGTGTTTTGCCTGCTGATAATGGTGAGTACTTTCTTTGAGCACCATTTTCTTGCAAATTCCAATTTAGATGCAAGACATTTTTCCTATCATAGGTTTACAGACCTCTgaaatttttttgtataaatgGATTAACAGGTACCACTGTGGTCCGTGGAGATGGTTTCAGAGAAACTTACAATGGATGCATATTGGCTGTTTCTGCTTCCAAAGCCTTAAGACTCTTAGAAAACCCAACATTTGAAGAAAAGAGAGTGTTGGGTGCATTCCAATATGCTTCTAGGTACTAGAATTTACACTACCTCTTTGATCTATATGTCTTAACGTTAGTGTGCATATATAATCTTTTTAACATGTGAAATTTTCAATGTCATCATTgacatgaattttttaaataccTAAAGTCCCTTTTATTTGGAACTCTCCATTGTTTTCTTGATGCTTCTCATGACATAGATGCCATTATATCTAATTTTGCTCCCTTTATAGCATGGTACATATACTTTCACTGACACAAGAACATTAAGATCAGATGTAAGAGCCTCTCTTACAAAAGCATAAGGAATTTGATATGCTTTAAAATGTCGTAGTTCATTAGAAGGCAGGACCTTCTTTCTTCTAAACCTTACTACATAAAGTTGTTTCCATTGGCAGTGATATCTACCTTCACCGTGATAGTAATTTAATGCCTAAGGACAGATCAGCTTGGAGTGCACTGAATTTTCTCAATGGTAGAGAAAATAAAGCATGCTTAACATACTGGCTCAATGCGCTACAGGTATGTGGCAACTTCTCTGTAGATATTAAGCTAACGATTTTCATAACTATTTCAGAatcagaaatgaaaaaaaaaatagtttgttGTGCCTAACATCTAGGGAAGCACAAAAGAATCTTGTAAGATACCATGGATCTCAtcagaattactaaaatactcgGTTGTTTATCAAGTTATAACTGAAGTAATGCTACCTTGTTGCTGTTGCATCTTTCAGAAAGTTGGGAAAATAAGTCAGCCATTTTTTCTGACTGTCAACCCACACCATACCCCAAATGATACCTTGCTTAAGTGGTCGACTAGCTGTGCAATTCCCTCTGTTGCTGCATCAAAAGGTTCACTTGAGCTTGGTCAGATTCAGGGGAAGAGAGGAATCTGGTTCTGTGGTGAGATCTTTCCTCATGAAATTAGATGACCTTATTACTTTTATTGCCTGACATTTTGGCCATAGTTTTATGAGGTTCAACCACTTAGGGAGAAGTAATTTATCAGCGGAAGAAATTGGCTCTTTTAGTATTCTTCTAGTTCTAGTTTTAGTTCATGTAGATTGTCAGTGAAGTATTTTTGCTACTGTCATTGTGCTGTACTTTTATATTCCTTGTATTCTAAAACCTTCATTAGCTTGACAGATGACTATTATTAATGTTTTCATTATAAGATAACAATGAATCATGTCAACTGCCTCCAATCTAAGCATCTATTTACAATTCTTTCAGGCTATGACTTCCATGAGGATGAATTAAAGGTAACTGATCTAGTTATTTCTTGCTTATTTTTAAATCATGGTTCAATTTTATTTCAGTAAGATAAATGCCTTTAGTTTAGGCTACAACGAAATTACAAGTTCATTAATAGCATATGAAATGCTTATGTAAATCTTATTTATATTATACTTTGAATCCAATGATTTATGTAATTTGAATTTAAGAATCATTGTCCTATTTCAAGAAATTTTCTCATAAGGTGCTCTTCTTCTCAGGCTGGTATGGATGCTGCACATGGTATCTTGGGAAGGCATTCTTCTGTTGTGTACAGTCCAAAGCATTTGTCACCTTCTTTCATGGAAACAATGGCATGCCTCTTTGTTGCTAAATTCTTTCAACAATATGTATCAGCAGGCTGCATAATGTGAGTTCTTAAAAACAATCACTTAATGGTTTTACCATTTTGTTATTTCTGTGCATGTTTTCCTCCTTGAATTTGACACAATTTACTGTGTTGCATTCACCAGTTTCTTAGAGGAACGAGGCAGAATTTTCACTTTCAAAGGGAACATGGAAAAGTGTGTtggaatatttttaaatatttatagtatcccaataactataaatgaatgggtgtaattaatcaaaagataaaacttttggtcattggtcaaaagttatatcatttgattttttaaaaaagaattataactattcaaaaaatattatttgaatagttataaaattaaatgaagaattattattatttatttattcataaagacacctattgaaagatgtctctatgaagagacatgaaaattcctataaataggaatgggatttcatttggaaatcatatcaacaaattctaatattatttcttctcttccttcattttctaatattattagattattctataaagtattgctgcagaaatcctttgtagaaattgagtttttgttatacattactcagtgcatagtggactattctcgtcagtgcaaaacgcaaatagtcattggcttcattgtatcctcgaggttaatttgcttggaactcgtttgcacactgaagataagtgggggcgaatataaccttaaagatagtggcttgatacacgccttggagcctgtcctatttcttctttttcttttcgagttccgatcgtgtgttcgagttttttttcttaccggagttttgtactaacaattttaaggttatatttcatgatgactaccacaacacatgaaagtggaacactaagggagttggcttccaactttgttaaacttgatcgttttgatggtggcaattttcgacgatggcagaaaaagatgcactttttgttatcaactttgaagattgcttatgttttggatactccaagacctgaagagaatgaaaatgaatctgttgctgcaacccgagaaagacaaaaatgggataatgctgattacatgtgcatgggccacatattgaatggtttatctgatggtttgttcgacacctaccaaaacgacgtcaccgctaaagaattatgggacaaattggaggcaagatacatgaccgaagatgttacaagtaagaaatttcttgtcagtcgtttcaataattatcaaatggttgatggtcgttctgttatggaacaatttcgtgatattgaaaagatgctgaatcaatttaagcaatatgatatgaaaatggatgaaataattgtggtatcctccataatagacaaacttcctccatcttggaaagactttaaaagaagtctaaaacataagaaagaggaaatatctcttgaggctttggcaaatcatcttcgtattgaagaagagtatcaaaaacaagatcagaacctaaattctgaaaatgccaaagtacatgttacggaggaagtacagactactaaaccattcaagagaaagttcaatcagactgatagagcacctaagttcaaaaaaaaacaaaagggctcatgctatcattgtggaaagccgggacatttcaagaatgaatgtcgatttttaaagaagaaatcatcttctaaggctgataataacgaaaagttcgttgcaatgatatctgaaattaatatggcacaagatgacaatacatggtggattgataccggagcaaccaaacatgtgtgcaaagacaaaagcatgttcacaaagttcacacaatgtgaaaatgacaatgtcttgtacatgggaaattcttccaccgcaataattaaaggcaaagggtctgttgaactacaattcacttctggaaaggttttaaccttaaatgatgtatattatgtaccagaagttaggaaaaatttagtgtctggaagtctgttgaataagtttggtttcaaatttgtttttgaggcagataagtttattttgtctaagggaggaatttttgtgggaaaagggtatatgtatgaaagcatgttcaaacttaatattattaataagaataaaaatactatttctgcttatatggttgaatcattttgtttgtggcattatagattaggtcatttgaattatagaaaattgaatgacatgtataaattagatttaattcctatttttaataataatattgaaaaatgaaatacctgtatgttgactaaaattacaagaaatcatttccctaaggttaaaaggaaaacaaaattgcttgatttgatacatagtgatttatgtgacttgcataatactcctacattaggtggaaagaaatattttgttacttttattgatgattgttctagatattgttatgtatatt
Coding sequences within it:
- the LOC107914209 gene encoding uncharacterized protein, whose product is MGVVAVIGGGIRGLVSAYVVAKGGVDVVVYEKEEQLGGDAITVNFDATDLDLCFLFLNPASYATMLEMFDSLGVDVETSDVSFSVSHDKGNGYEWSSQYGFSNYFAQKKKLLNPFNWRNLREIIKFGNDVESYLELLENNPDIDRNETFGQFLKSRGYSENFQNNYLAPISGAMWSSSRKDVMSFSAFSVLSFWRTHHLYQLFGQPQWLTIRRRSYFVKRVRDMLESRGCLFKLACQVQSVLPADNGTTVVRGDGFRETYNGCILAVSASKALRLLENPTFEEKRVLGAFQYASSDIYLHRDSNLMPKDRSAWSALNFLNGRENKACLTYWLNALQKVGKISQPFFLTVNPHHTPNDTLLKWSTSCAIPSVAASKGSLELGQIQGKRGIWFCGYDFHEDELKAGMDAAHGILGRHSSVVYSPKHLSPSFMETMACLFVAKFFQQYVSAGCIIFLEERGRIFTFKGNMENFVLTKCPFKSVLKVHNPQFYWRITKEADLGLADAYINGDFSFVDKDKGLLNLFQILVVNKELNSAASGSNKRRTWLSPALFTASISSAKYFTKHLLRQNTVTQARRNISRHYDLGNELFTLYLGETMQYSSGVFKTGEEHLDVAQRRKISSLIEKTRIEKWHEVLDIGCGWGILAIEVVKRTGCKYTGITLSEKQLKYAEDKVKEAGLEGNIKLLLCDYRQLPKTNQYDRIISIEMVEHVGKEYIEEFYRCCDQLLKKDGLFVLQFITLPEELSKEVQQTAGFIKEYIFPGGLLLSFNTHLSAMAAASGFCVEHVENIGSSYYHTLRWWRKNFLENTRKVLALGFDDKFMRTWEYYFDYCAAGFKTGTLLDYQVVFSRADNFATLGDPYKGFPSAYSFMDT